The nucleotide window TGGAGATGCTGGTGGGGCTGGCCGTGGCCGTGATCCTCTTCGAGGGGGGCCTCAACCTCAACATCGATCGCCTGCGCCGCGAGGCGACCACGATCCGCCGGCTCATCACCGTGGGCGCGGTCGTGACGGCCGTCGGTGGCGCGTTGGTCTCGCACCTGTTCATGGGCTGGGAGTGGCGCCTGTCGGTGCTGTTCGGCACGCTCGTGATCGTGACCGGCCCCACGGTGATCACGCCGTTGCTGCGCCGGATCCGCGTCAAGAAGTCCGTGCAGACGGTCCTGGAGGCGGAAGGCGTCCTCATCGACGCGGTGGGCGCCATCATCGCGGTCGTGGCGCTGGAGGTGGTCGTGGCCCGCAGCGGCACCGAGGCCGCGCAGGGGCTGCTCGGCATCCCGTCCCGCCTGCTGGTGGGGGCGGTGGTGGGAGCGGTGGGTGGGTTCTTCCTCGGTCTGTTGCTCCGCTATGAGCGCCTGGTCCCGGACGGGATCCAGAACATCTTCACGCTGGCCCTGGTGCTGGTGCTCTTCGAGGTCAGCAACTGGGTGGTGGCCGAGAGCGGCATCATGACCGTGGCCGTGGCGGGGCTGATCGTCGGCAACATGAACACCACCGTGGACCGCGAGCTGCGCGAGTTCAAGGAGCAGCTGACCGTCATGCTGGTCGGGCTGTTGTTCGTGCTCCTGGCCGCCGACGTCCGCATCCGCGAGGTCCTGGACATCGGCTGGCGCGGCGTGTGGACCATCCTGGCCCTGATGCTGGTGGTGCGACCCATCAACGTCTGGATCTGCTCCGCCGGCTCCGCCCTGACCCGTCCCGAACGGATGTTCATCAGCTGGCTGTCCCCCCGCGGCATCGTGGCCGCCGCGGTCGCCTCGCTGTTCGCGCAACGCCTGACGGACGAGGGCTTCGCAGGCGGCACGCAGCTCCAGGCGCTCGTGTTCATGGTGATCGCGATCACCGTGCTGGTGCAGGGGCTGAGCGGCGGGTGGGTGGCGAGCCGCCTGGGTGTGCGGCGCCCGAGCCACCAGGGGACCGTGATCGTGGGCGCCAACGCCGTGGGGCGGGCGCTGGCCCGCGCCCTCACGCGTGCCAACCACGAGGTGCTGCTGGTGGATTCCAACGCGCGCGAGGCCCGTCTGGCCGAGGAGGACGGGCTCACGGTGCTGTTCGCGAACGCCATGGAGGAGCGCACGCTGCAGCGCGCGGATGTGGAAGGCCGCCGGGCCATCGCCGCGGTGACCCCCAATCCGGACGCGAACCTGCTGATCGCGAACCAGGTGCGGGAGGCGACGCGGGGTCCCAAGACGTATGTGACCCTCGGGCGCGGCAAGGCCGGCGCGCGCGCGCGCCGCATCCGCAGGGACGGGCACGACATCCTGTTCGGACGCGAGATCGAGATGGGGCAGTGGAACCACTACCTCGAGCAGGGCACGGCCGAGATCGAGACGTGGCGCTACCGCGGGCCGTCCGAGGACGACGAGGTCGAGGTGGCCGTGCTGTCGGGACTGGGTCATGGCCCGCACCTGATCCCCCTGACGGTCGTGCGGGGCACGCGCGCGGAGCTGGTGGACCAGGAGACGGAGGTGCGCGTGGACGACGAGGTGACGTTCATGGTGCACCACGAAGCGGACACGGACGTCGAGAACCTGCTCAAGGTGGCCGGTTGGGAGCGCGTGGACGCGCCCGATCCGCAGCCGGAGACCACCGAAGGCGTGGGGGTGGGCCCGGCCTGAGCTTGGCGCGTTGGCCGTCGGGCCTGGCGGTGGCGCGGGCCCCGAAGGAGGGCGCCGGGGTGTCCCGACCCGCCGGTCCGGATCGTTCCCGTGAAGGGTGGGCTCCCGAACGGAGGACGCGCATGAGACGGACGAGGCGGGGCTGGAGCGCGGTGTGGGTCTTCGCGCTCTTCGGCGGCTGCACGGACCCGGGCACGGATCCCGATGCCCTGTTCAGCGCCGATGCGCGCACGCTCGCCAGCATCGAGGGGTCCCTGCTCGAGACCACGCTCCGGATCCACAACGACCGCGCCGAGACGCGCACGTTCGTGTGGGGCGGATGCTGGAGCGGCCGGGTGTTGCGCCTGTACGAGCCCACCCGGCCCGCGCGCCCGGTGTGGGACGGTGCGGTTCCTCCAGGCGCGGCGTGCTCCGCCGTGCGCATCGAGCTGCCCGTTCCGCCTGGAGGCACGGAAGCCGTGGTCCGGCAGGACCGGGTCCAGGAGCTGTTGGGGGACTCGCTGGCCCCCGGTCCCTACCGCGTCACGCTGGCTCCTTCGTTCCAGGGCTTCAGCGGACCGGAGATCGACCTCGGGGTGTTCCGGCTGGACCCGTAGGAGGCCACGGTGCGCCTCCGGGATCTGCGTCCTCGTGACCGGATCCCCTCTCGAACGCGACCTTGGGCGTTGCGAGGACGGGGTGCGCGCAGCGACTGTGGGCGGACGCGGTCGAGAGCCGGAGGTGATCGCGTACCGGTGCGGGCACACCGCGCCGACCGCCGCCGTCCAGGGACCGTCGCTCCGCGGGTCCCGCACACCCCCGACCCGAACGCGAGGACGCCCACCATGCCCGCATCCGCCTGGCCCGAGCTCCGCTGGGACGACTGGAAGGACACCTGCACGACGCTGCACCTCTATACGCAGATCGTGGGCAAGGTGCGCGTAGCGCGCACGCCGTGGGTCAACCACTCCTGGCACGTCGCGCTGCACCCGACCCCACGCGGCCTCACCACAACGCCCATCCCCGACGGTCAACGCACGTTCGCGATCGACCTGGACTTCATCGACCATCAACTCAACGTCCTGACCTCGGACGGAGCAGTCGCGGAGATGGAGCTGGTCCCGCGTTCAGTCGCCGAGTTCCACGCCCGGCTGATGACGCTCCTGGACGGGATGGGTCTGACCACCCGCATCCACGGGACCCCCAACGAGATCCCGGACCCGATCCCGTTCGCGGAGGACGAGGTGCATGGCGCCTATGATGCGCAGGCGGTGGCGCGCTTCCACCGGGCCCTGGACTCGGCGACGCGGGTCCTGGAGGACTTCCGGGCCCGGTTCCTGGGGAAGGTGAGCCCCGTCCACTTCTTCTGGGGCAGCTTCGACCTGGCGGTGACCCGCTTCTCCGGGCGCAGAGCGCCAGCCCATCCCGGCGGGATCCCGCATCTGCCCGATGCGGTCACGCGGGAGTCCTATTCGCACGAGGTGAGCAGCGCGGGGTGGTGGCCCGGGGGAGCGATGCTGCCGGAAGCCATCTTCTACAGCTACGCCTACCCCACGCCCGCCGGCTTCGCGGAGGCGGCGATGCCCGACGGCGCGCGTTGGCTGCCCGAGCTCGGCGAGTTCATCCTCCCGTACGAGAACGTGCGGACCAGCGCGGATCCGGATGGGTCCATCCTGACGTTCCTCGAAGCCACCTATGCGGCAGCCGCGGAGGCCGCGCAGTGGGACCGGGACGCGCTCGAGTGGTCGGGTCGCGGCGCGACACCGATCGGGGTGCCGCCCTCCTGAGCGAACGACCGGACGGGAGCGTCTGGCACGGCCCACCGTCCGGAGCCGCACGACCGCTCCCGACCCTGCTTCCGTCGTGCGGCCCGATCGCGACCGATACACGAACGCACGGCAGCCGCCCCCGAGAAACGGGCAGCCTTGAACGGCATGTGCGTTGCGCCTCCTCCGTCCCGAGGCCGAGGGGCGGGTCGCCGCTCGGTGCCCGGATCCCAAGGAGGAAGGCATGCTGGAAATCGCGATCGGTGCGCTCATCATCTCCGTCATCGCCGGCGGACTCGGCTTCAGCGGGATCTCGGCCGGCGCAGCGAAGATCGCCAAGATCGCGTTCGGCGTGTTCCTGGTGATTGCGATCCTGGCCTTCCTGTTCGCGCTCGGTGTGGGGGCGCTGATCTTCTGACGCGCACCCGCGCCGGGAGGTACCGGCGCGGAGCGTCGGGGCGACCCCTCGAGGGTTGACCCCCGGGCCGACCCGTGGACAAGATGGCGCGTCCCCTGTGATCCCCCGCGCGCGAGACGCTCGAGCGAATGCGGACACGACGGTACCGCCGGCTCGGCCCGGTGGCCCTGCTGCTCCTGGCGGCGTGCGACTCCCCGCCACCCCGGCTGCCCGGCTTCTCGAGCGCGACGGCGGAGCGGCAGGCCGCGATCGAACGGCGTCTCCTCGGGACCCCGGACGGTCGCCGGATGCGCGAGGATCACGCGCGCCTCGCGGCGGCGCCCCACGCGGCCGGGACCCCCGCGAACACGGAGCTCGCCGATCGGTTCGCGGAGCGGCTGCGGGAGTTGGGCTTCGACTCCATCCTGTATGCCCGCTACGACGTCCTGCTCCCGCGTCCCGTCGAGCGCAGCCTCACCGTGGTCTTCCCCGATACGGTCCCGCTCCGGCTCGACGAGCCACCGCTGCCGGACGACCCCGATCCGACCCCCACGGACCTGCTGCCGCCCTTCAACGCCTTCTCGGCGGACGGAGACGTCACGGCGGAGGTCGTCTACGTCGGGTGGGGCCTGCCGCAGGACTACCGGACCCTCGATTCGCTCGGGATCTCGGTGGCGGGCAAGATCGTGCTCGCGCGCTACGGCCGGAGCTGGCGTGGCATCAAGCCGCGTCTGGCCGCCGAGCGGGGAGCCGTGGGCGCGCTGCTCTTCTCGGATCCGGCCGACGACGGGTTCAGCCAGGGGCCGGTGATGCCGGAGGGCAGGTGGCGGCCGGAGCACGGCGTGCAGTCGGGCTCGGTGCTCGACATGCCGCGCCATCCCGGGGATCCGCAGACGCCCGGCACGCCTTCGCGAGCCGGGGCCGAGCGGATTCCGCTGGAGGAGGCCACGACGGTGCTCCCGATCCCGGTCCAGCCGATCTCCTACGCCGCGGCGCGTCCGCTCCTCGAGCGCATCGGCGGGCGGCGCGCTCCCGACGCGTGGCAGGGCGGGCTGCCGCTGGAGTACCGGATCGGGCCGGGACCGGGCGTGGCCCACCTGCGTCTCCGGTTCGACTGGTCCGTGCGACCGATCGTGAACGTCGTGGGCCTGCTGGTGGGGGTCGAGGAGCCCGACCGTTGGGTGCTCGTGGGCGGGCATCGCGACGCGTGGAGCTACGGAGGTCGGGATCCCGTCAGCGGCACCGTGTCGCTGCTGGAATCGGCCCGCGCGCTGGCCGGGGCCGCCCGGCGCTCACCGCTGCGACGCACGGTCGCGGTCGCGAGCTGGGACGCGGAGGAGTACGGCCTCATCGGGTCCACGGAGTTCGGTGAGGAGTTCGCGGACGTGCTTCCCGGCCGCGTCGTCGCCTACCTGAATCGCGAGAGCTACACCCAGGGCGCGTTCAGCGCCGCGGGCTCCCACGCCCTCCAACCCCTGGTCAACGACGTCGCCCGGCGCGTGGCGATGCCGGGTGCGGAGGGGCCCTCCGTGCAGGAGGCCTGGAGCGAAGCGAGCGCACCCGAAGCGCGCGTGAGCCACGGCGGTTGGACCGACGTCCGCCTCGACGCGCTCGGGTCGGGGAGCGACTACACCGTCTTCCTCGATCACCTCGGCATCCCGTCGCTGGACGTCGGGTTCTCCTCTCCCAACGGCGTGTACCATTCGCGCTACGACACACACGCGTTCTTCGTCGAGCACGGGGATCCGGGATTCGAGACCGGTGAGCGGCTGGCCGAGGTCGTCGCGCTGCTCGTGGCCCGGCTCGCCAACGCGGACGTGCTTCCGCTCGACTACACGGCCACGGCCGAGACGGTCGAGCGCTACCTGGACGAGGTGGATGCGGAAGCCGAGGCGCGCGGCCTGCGCCTCGACCTTTCGGGCGTGCGCCGCGCCAACGACCGGCTCGCGTTCGCGGCAGCCGGCTTCAATGCGGCGGTCGACCGGGTGCTGGCCCTGCCGCCGGAGGAGCTGGAGGCGCGCGCCCCCCTGGTCCGGGAGCTCAACGACCTGCTCCTGGCGGTCGAGCGCGACTTCCTGCATTCCGAGGGGCTGCCACGCCGTCCCTGGTACCGCCATCTGCTCTATGCGCCGGGCTACGACACCGGATATGGCGTGAAGACCCTGCCCGGCGTGCGGGAGGCGGTGGAGCGGGGAGCGCTGCCGGAGGCGCGCATGATGGCCGACGCGTTGGAGGCAGCGCTGCTCCGTGCGGTGGAGCGCCTGAGCGCGGGGTTGGAGCGCACGAAGGGCCTCGACTCCTGAGCGGTGCGGTAGACGATCGATCCCGAGGCACAGGGTAGCACCGGCGCCGGCCCTGCATCGACGGGACGCCGTCCGGTGCTACCGCTCGGCCACCTCCGCCAGCTCCTCGCCCGGATTGACGAAGCGGTTCATCTCGAACCGGAACTGCCGGTCGTGCAGCTCCTTGTAGCGACCCCCCAGGGCCATCAGCTCCTCGTGGGCTCCGCGTTCGAGGATGCGGCCCTCTTCGATCACCAGGATCTGATCCGCGCTACGGATGGTGGAGAGCCGGTGCGCGATCACGAAGGTGGTGCGGCCCTGTCGCAACGAGCGTAGACCGTCCTGGATCAACGCCTCGCTCTCCGAATCCAGGCTGGACGTGGCTTCGTCCAGCACCAGGATGCGCGGATCCGCCAGGATGGCACGCGCGATGGCGATGCGCTGACGCTGCCCGCCGGACAGCTTCACGCCGCGCTCGCCGATGACGGTGTCGTAGCCCTGCGGGAACTCCTCGATGAACCCGGCGCAGTGGGCGAGCCGCGCCACCGTGCGCACCTCTTCGTCGGTCGCGCCGCGGGCGCCGTAGCGGATGTTCGCGGCGATGGTGTCGTCGAAGAGGAAGTTGTCCTGGAGCACCACGCCGGTGAGCGCGCGATAGTCCGTCAGCCGGAACTCCTCCAGGGGTCGGCCGTCGATCCGGATGGCACCCGCGGTGGGGTGGTTGAACGCCAGCACCAGGCTGACCAGCGTGCTCTTGCCGGAGCCGCTCGAGCCCACCAGCGCGGTCGTGCTGCCGGCGGGTGCCTCGAAGGAGATGCCGCGGAGCACGGGCCGACCTTCCTCGTACTCGAACCAGACGTCGTCGAAATCGACCTGGCCCGCGACGTCGCGCAAGGGGAGCCGCCCCTCGTCCAGCTCGGCTTCGGTGGCCAGCGAGCGGATCTCCCGGATCCGGTCGAGGCCCGCGAACGCCTCGGTGATCTGCGTGCCGATGTTGGCCATCTGCACGAGCGGATTGATCATCAGGCCGGTGAAGAACAGGTACATCACGAAGTCGCCCAGCGTCATGGAGCCGTCCAGGATGGCGGGTCCGCCGATCAGCACCATCCCCACCCCGATGAGCCCCGTGATCACACCGGTGAACGACGTGACGGCGGAGACCCCGGTCACGGCACCCGCCACGTTGCGGAAGAGCCGGTGGGCGCCCTTGGCGAACACGCGGTTCTCGCTGCGCTCGGACGTGTACGCCTTGACGATGCGGATGCCGCCCAGCGTCTCCCCCAGACGGCCGGTCACCTCGGCGTTGATCTTTCCGCGCTC belongs to Gemmatimonadota bacterium and includes:
- a CDS encoding cation:proton antiporter, which gives rise to MGHGLSDPALTFAVALAAGVIAQAIAHHLRLPGIVVFLLAGVLLGPDVANVIRPETMGHGLEMLVGLAVAVILFEGGLNLNIDRLRREATTIRRLITVGAVVTAVGGALVSHLFMGWEWRLSVLFGTLVIVTGPTVITPLLRRIRVKKSVQTVLEAEGVLIDAVGAIIAVVALEVVVARSGTEAAQGLLGIPSRLLVGAVVGAVGGFFLGLLLRYERLVPDGIQNIFTLALVLVLFEVSNWVVAESGIMTVAVAGLIVGNMNTTVDRELREFKEQLTVMLVGLLFVLLAADVRIREVLDIGWRGVWTILALMLVVRPINVWICSAGSALTRPERMFISWLSPRGIVAAAVASLFAQRLTDEGFAGGTQLQALVFMVIAITVLVQGLSGGWVASRLGVRRPSHQGTVIVGANAVGRALARALTRANHEVLLVDSNAREARLAEEDGLTVLFANAMEERTLQRADVEGRRAIAAVTPNPDANLLIANQVREATRGPKTYVTLGRGKAGARARRIRRDGHDILFGREIEMGQWNHYLEQGTAEIETWRYRGPSEDDEVEVAVLSGLGHGPHLIPLTVVRGTRAELVDQETEVRVDDEVTFMVHHEADTDVENLLKVAGWERVDAPDPQPETTEGVGVGPA
- a CDS encoding DUF5996 family protein, translated to MPASAWPELRWDDWKDTCTTLHLYTQIVGKVRVARTPWVNHSWHVALHPTPRGLTTTPIPDGQRTFAIDLDFIDHQLNVLTSDGAVAEMELVPRSVAEFHARLMTLLDGMGLTTRIHGTPNEIPDPIPFAEDEVHGAYDAQAVARFHRALDSATRVLEDFRARFLGKVSPVHFFWGSFDLAVTRFSGRRAPAHPGGIPHLPDAVTRESYSHEVSSAGWWPGGAMLPEAIFYSYAYPTPAGFAEAAMPDGARWLPELGEFILPYENVRTSADPDGSILTFLEATYAAAAEAAQWDRDALEWSGRGATPIGVPPS
- a CDS encoding DUF1328 family protein; the protein is MLEIAIGALIISVIAGGLGFSGISAGAAKIAKIAFGVFLVIAILAFLFALGVGALIF
- a CDS encoding transferrin receptor-like dimerization domain-containing protein, whose amino-acid sequence is MRTRRYRRLGPVALLLLAACDSPPPRLPGFSSATAERQAAIERRLLGTPDGRRMREDHARLAAAPHAAGTPANTELADRFAERLRELGFDSILYARYDVLLPRPVERSLTVVFPDTVPLRLDEPPLPDDPDPTPTDLLPPFNAFSADGDVTAEVVYVGWGLPQDYRTLDSLGISVAGKIVLARYGRSWRGIKPRLAAERGAVGALLFSDPADDGFSQGPVMPEGRWRPEHGVQSGSVLDMPRHPGDPQTPGTPSRAGAERIPLEEATTVLPIPVQPISYAAARPLLERIGGRRAPDAWQGGLPLEYRIGPGPGVAHLRLRFDWSVRPIVNVVGLLVGVEEPDRWVLVGGHRDAWSYGGRDPVSGTVSLLESARALAGAARRSPLRRTVAVASWDAEEYGLIGSTEFGEEFADVLPGRVVAYLNRESYTQGAFSAAGSHALQPLVNDVARRVAMPGAEGPSVQEAWSEASAPEARVSHGGWTDVRLDALGSGSDYTVFLDHLGIPSLDVGFSSPNGVYHSRYDTHAFFVEHGDPGFETGERLAEVVALLVARLANADVLPLDYTATAETVERYLDEVDAEAEARGLRLDLSGVRRANDRLAFAAAGFNAAVDRVLALPPEELEARAPLVRELNDLLLAVERDFLHSEGLPRRPWYRHLLYAPGYDTGYGVKTLPGVREAVERGALPEARMMADALEAALLRAVERLSAGLERTKGLDS
- a CDS encoding ABC transporter ATP-binding protein, translating into MSEIPNTKKKVDYGRAWAEARALIWSYRRRIALGLGVMVISRLAGLVAPASSKFLIDNVLAQGQSDLLPWLAAAVGVAALVQGASSFALSQILGVAAQRAITEMRKSVEAHVTRLPIGFFDSTKSGVLISRVMTDAEGIRNLVGTGLVQLTGGVLTALIALGVLLWLNWVLTLYTVVVLVVFGGAMSTAFKRLRPLFRERGKINAEVTGRLGETLGGIRIVKAYTSERSENRVFAKGAHRLFRNVAGAVTGVSAVTSFTGVITGLIGVGMVLIGGPAILDGSMTLGDFVMYLFFTGLMINPLVQMANIGTQITEAFAGLDRIREIRSLATEAELDEGRLPLRDVAGQVDFDDVWFEYEEGRPVLRGISFEAPAGSTTALVGSSGSGKSTLVSLVLAFNHPTAGAIRIDGRPLEEFRLTDYRALTGVVLQDNFLFDDTIAANIRYGARGATDEEVRTVARLAHCAGFIEEFPQGYDTVIGERGVKLSGGQRQRIAIARAILADPRILVLDEATSSLDSESEALIQDGLRSLRQGRTTFVIAHRLSTIRSADQILVIEEGRILERGAHEELMALGGRYKELHDRQFRFEMNRFVNPGEELAEVAER